A genomic segment from Nocardia cyriacigeorgica GUH-2 encodes:
- a CDS encoding SURF1 family protein, giving the protein MRRLAFLLRPSWLILAVLVAAFAYLCFTVLAPWQLGKNTDTSERNQLIAESVDAEAVDVTTVFDGDATEWRRVIAEGSYVPDSTALVRLRHLDGAPGYSVLAAFRLTDGRVLLVDRGLVGAVEGSRPPQVAQPPAGTQRIEARIRHSEGVSADKLPTEQDGYRQVYSIDTGQAATVLQLPITPLPTGERGGYLQLTENQPGAFTPTPLPQLDAGPYLSYGLQWLAFGIMAPLGLGYFVWAEIRERRKERAANAAAPSEAVAAGPPAESGETSSDTTSSRSSAPTPAQPPERVSNEARLADRYGRSRK; this is encoded by the coding sequence ATGCGCCGGTTGGCGTTTCTGCTGCGACCCAGCTGGCTGATCCTGGCCGTGCTGGTCGCCGCCTTCGCCTACCTGTGCTTCACCGTGCTGGCCCCGTGGCAGCTCGGGAAGAACACCGATACCTCCGAACGCAATCAGCTGATCGCCGAATCGGTGGACGCCGAGGCCGTCGATGTGACCACCGTGTTCGACGGTGATGCGACCGAATGGCGGCGGGTCATCGCCGAGGGCAGCTATGTCCCGGATTCGACAGCGCTGGTGCGGTTGCGTCATCTCGACGGCGCGCCCGGTTACTCGGTGCTCGCCGCGTTCCGGCTGACCGACGGCCGCGTCCTGCTGGTCGACCGTGGTCTGGTCGGCGCGGTCGAGGGCTCACGTCCGCCGCAGGTCGCGCAGCCACCGGCCGGAACCCAGCGCATCGAGGCCCGGATCCGGCATTCCGAAGGCGTGAGCGCCGACAAACTGCCGACCGAACAGGACGGTTACCGCCAGGTCTACTCGATCGACACGGGCCAGGCCGCCACCGTCCTGCAACTGCCGATCACCCCGCTGCCCACCGGCGAACGCGGCGGCTACCTGCAGCTCACCGAGAACCAGCCCGGCGCCTTCACCCCCACCCCACTCCCCCAGCTCGACGCCGGCCCCTACCTGTCCTACGGCCTGCAATGGCTGGCCTTCGGCATCATGGCGCCACTCGGGCTCGGCTACTTCGTGTGGGCGGAGATCCGGGAACGCCGCAAGGAACGTGCGGCGAACGCGGCAGCGCCGTCGGAGGCCGTCGCGGCCGGGCCACCCGCCGAATCCGGTGAGACATCGAGCGACACCACCTCGTCCCGCAGTAGCGCGCCCACTCCCGCCCAGCCGCCGGAACGGGTCTCGAACGAAGCCCGGCTCGCCGACAGGTACGGCCGCTCACGCAAGTAG
- a CDS encoding low molecular weight protein-tyrosine-phosphatase, which yields MSEQLSLVFVCTGNICRSPMAEKILASHLYRAGLANRVRVSSAGTTAWHVGADADPRTNATLRRHGYPTGHVAAVFGDGHRDADLVIALDTGHDRELAQLGIPAERRRLLRSFDPDADGPDVPDPYYGPDSGFELVRDQIEAAIPGLLDWVRLALAAPQPIADGGR from the coding sequence ATGTCGGAGCAGCTCTCTTTGGTGTTCGTGTGTACGGGCAACATCTGCCGTTCGCCGATGGCGGAGAAGATCCTCGCCTCGCATCTCTACCGGGCGGGGCTGGCCAATCGCGTCCGGGTCAGCAGCGCGGGCACCACGGCCTGGCATGTCGGTGCCGACGCCGACCCGCGCACCAACGCGACGCTGCGCAGGCACGGCTACCCGACCGGTCATGTCGCGGCAGTCTTCGGTGACGGGCACCGCGACGCCGACCTGGTCATTGCCCTGGACACCGGCCACGACCGCGAACTCGCGCAGCTGGGCATCCCGGCCGAACGGCGCAGGCTGCTGCGCAGCTTCGACCCCGACGCCGACGGCCCGGACGTCCCCGATCCGTACTACGGGCCCGACTCCGGTTTCGAGCTGGTCCGCGATCAGATCGAAGCCGCCATCCCCGGCCTGCTCGACTGGGTGCGCCTGGCGCTGGCCGCCCCGCAACCGATAGCCGACGGAGGACGCTGA
- the cobC gene encoding Rv2231c family pyridoxal phosphate-dependent protein CobC has translation MSDRIDLDLLRHHGDVEARPGLLDFAVNVRGEAPPEWLRARLAARLDELGRYPSAEEELNARTAVAARHRRTPEEVLLLAGAAEGFAMLPRLTSRLAAVVHPSFTEPELALREAGVAVTRVVLAPPYRLDPEQVPEDADLVVLGNPTNPTSVLHPADTVRALRRPGRVIVVDEAFADAVPGEPESLAAESLPDVLVLRSLTKTWALAGLRCGYFLGAPDLLARLAHGRPHWPLGTLQLEAIAATADPHALAETHAQAEQIAQERAAMVDRLTALGVSVHIPASGPFLLIQVGDGVLLRKHLADNGIAVRRADTFPGLGADHLRLAVRGAADVDRLVAAIRDAAGAC, from the coding sequence GTGTCCGACCGCATCGACCTCGACCTCCTGCGCCACCACGGCGATGTGGAGGCGCGGCCCGGGCTGCTCGACTTCGCGGTCAACGTGCGGGGCGAGGCACCGCCCGAGTGGTTGCGGGCCCGGCTCGCCGCTCGCCTCGACGAGCTGGGCCGGTATCCGAGCGCCGAGGAAGAGCTGAACGCCAGGACCGCGGTCGCCGCCCGGCACCGCCGGACACCCGAGGAGGTCCTGCTGCTGGCCGGCGCCGCCGAAGGTTTCGCGATGCTGCCCCGGCTGACGTCCCGGCTGGCGGCGGTCGTGCATCCATCCTTCACCGAGCCGGAGCTGGCCTTGCGGGAGGCCGGTGTCGCGGTGACGCGGGTGGTGCTGGCGCCGCCCTACCGGCTGGACCCAGAGCAGGTCCCGGAGGACGCCGATCTGGTGGTCCTCGGCAATCCCACCAACCCCACCTCGGTCCTGCACCCCGCCGACACTGTGCGTGCCCTGCGCCGGCCGGGTCGCGTCATTGTCGTCGACGAGGCTTTCGCCGACGCGGTCCCTGGCGAACCCGAATCGCTGGCCGCCGAATCCCTGCCCGATGTGCTCGTGCTGCGCAGCCTCACCAAGACCTGGGCGCTGGCCGGACTGCGCTGCGGGTACTTCCTCGGTGCCCCCGACCTGCTCGCCCGCCTCGCCCACGGCCGGCCCCATTGGCCGTTGGGGACCTTGCAGCTGGAAGCGATCGCGGCGACGGCCGACCCGCATGCGCTTGCCGAGACCCACGCGCAGGCCGAGCAGATCGCCCAGGAGCGCGCCGCGATGGTTGACCGGCTGACCGCCCTCGGTGTCAGCGTGCACATACCGGCGTCCGGCCCGTTCCTGCTCATTCAGGTGGGTGATGGTGTGCTGCTGCGTAAACACTTGGCGGACAATGGGATAGCAGTACGCCGCGCGGACA